DNA from Nitrospina gracilis Nb-211:
AGTCGATGTGCACCGGTTTGCCCAGTTCCACCTCACCGAGCGTCCCCGCCTGGATGAGCGGCAGGTCGCCATAGCCGCCGGAGTCGGGGGCGATCAGGATGCCGTACGGATCCACCAGATACGTTTGCTCCAGTTCCAGCCGTGCGTAGGGCGTGCGCTCCTGCACGTGGATGTGCAGGCTCTGCGGCAGTTTGCGGATTGCCGACACATCATGCACCCAGTGGTTGAGGCGGATCGGTTCCAGCACGCCTTCGATGTCCGCGTGAAAAATATTTTCTCCAAACACCGGTTGCGCCGCGGTGTACAGGTGCTCCGCGTTCACCGTTTTGTTGCCGTGGAAGGTGATGCGGCTGATGCGGAACTGCGGCGCGGTGGTGAAAAACTGGTACGCATGAAACAGGCCGTACATCAGCACCACCGCAAGCAGGCCTTTCGCGCCCCAGTCCAGGCCGAGGCGCAATACCTTTTGCACATTCACTTCGCGCTTGCGGCCGGTGCGGTAGCGGACGGCTTTTTTCTTCTGCCGTTTCGACCTCTGCGTGTGCGCGCGCTTCCAGCCGGAAGAGCGGTTCTGCGGTGAGGTGGTGCTGTAATCGACCATTTCGCGTCAGTCCATGTAATCGCGCGTGGCGCTTTTCAGAATTTCCAGCACGAGGTCGTCGAAGCTCATCCCCGCTTCCTTCGCCGCCATCGGCAGAAGGCTGGTCGGCGTCATGCCGGGAATCGTGTTCATCTCCAGAACGTACGGCACGCCGGTGTCGTCCAGAATCACATCCACGCGCGGAAAGCCGCGTCCCTTGAGCGCGCGGCACACGGCGATGGCCACCTGCTGGCAGGTTTCGCGCTCGATACCGCTCAGATCCGCCGGGCAGATGTATTCCGTCTTTCCCTTCGTGTACTTCGACTCGTAGTCGTAGAAACCCGACTTCGGCCGGATGTGCACGATCGGCATCGGCTGTTCGCCGTGCATGCCGATGGCCAGCAGTTTGCCTTCGATGTACTGTTCGACCACCACTTCCTCCGTGTAGCGGAACGCCAGGTCCAGCGCCGCGTCGAACTCTCCCGCCTCGCGCACGATGGTGACACCGAGGCTCGATCCCTGGTCCGACGGCTTCACTACCACCGGCAGGTCGAGGTGACGCTGAAACGCGTCGCGCTCTGCCTTGCGCACCACCTGGTACGCGGCGGTGGGGATGCCGTTTTGCATGAAAACCTCCTTCGAGGTGACCTTGTTGTAGGCCACCGCACTGCCCAGAACGCCGGAGCCGGTGTACGGGATCCGTGCGTATTCCAGAAGGCCCTGGATGGTGCCGTCCTCGCCGTAAGTGCCGTGCAATGCGAGAAAGGCGAGATCGATGCCCGCGTCCTTGACCTGCGTCCACACGTCGTGCGTGACGTCGATCTCCACGGCTTTCAGGCCCAATCGCCGGATAGCCTGCATCACTTCGCGGCCCGTGGTCAGGGAGACTTCCCGTTCTTTCGACAGGCCGCCCATCAGGACGCCGATGGTTTTTCCGTTTAAAGACTGCAAGCGCACCCGGCTTTCAAAATAACTGGTCCGCCCCCGAACCGGCCAAAGTTCGGGGCAAAGGAAGGAGGGGTACCTTTGTTTTGCGGACCATATTCGTTTGTCATGCGGATGTCCCTCACTCCGTCCGCGTTTCTATGCAACTCAATCCCATTCGCCGGCGAGCACGACCTCGGTTTCGAGGTCGACGCCGAATTTTTCCTTAACCACCTTCTGCACGGTTTCGATGATCTCGCGGATGTCCGCCGCCGTGGCCTCGCCCTGGTTGACGATGAAGTTGGCGTGCTTGATCGATACCGCCGCGCCGCCGATGCTGAAGCCTTTCAGTCCCGCTTCCTCGATCAGGCGCCCCGCCGTGTCGCCTTCCGGGTTCTTGAATACGGAGCCGGAGTTGGGGAGCGTGAGCGGTTGTTTCCGCCGCCTGCGGTCGAGGTGCGCGTCTATGGCTTTCTGGATTTCCAGATGGTCGCCCTTTTTCAGTTTCAGTTCGGCTTCGATGACGATGCCGCCCGGCGTCGGGAAAATCGTCTTGCGGTACTGGAACGTCAACTCGTCACGGCTCAACGTTTCGA
Protein-coding regions in this window:
- a CDS encoding D-alanine--D-alanine ligase, whose translation is MQSLNGKTIGVLMGGLSKEREVSLTTGREVMQAIRRLGLKAVEIDVTHDVWTQVKDAGIDLAFLALHGTYGEDGTIQGLLEYARIPYTGSGVLGSAVAYNKVTSKEVFMQNGIPTAAYQVVRKAERDAFQRHLDLPVVVKPSDQGSSLGVTIVREAGEFDAALDLAFRYTEEVVVEQYIEGKLLAIGMHGEQPMPIVHIRPKSGFYDYESKYTKGKTEYICPADLSGIERETCQQVAIAVCRALKGRGFPRVDVILDDTGVPYVLEMNTIPGMTPTSLLPMAAKEAGMSFDDLVLEILKSATRDYMD
- a CDS encoding cell division protein FtsQ/DivIB, whose amino-acid sequence is MVDYSTTSPQNRSSGWKRAHTQRSKRQKKKAVRYRTGRKREVNVQKVLRLGLDWGAKGLLAVVLMYGLFHAYQFFTTAPQFRISRITFHGNKTVNAEHLYTAAQPVFGENIFHADIEGVLEPIRLNHWVHDVSAIRKLPQSLHIHVQERTPYARLELEQTYLVDPYGILIAPDSGGYGDLPLIQAGTLGEVELGKPVHIDWVVPGLKAMNALNQLDAFREQPFHAVRYTSPHHLVFTSKSGQVTLRMAVDRLAEGFDNFKVVLEALQSDITKVRFIDLSFADRVVVRDEPWEGGTDTPIKKS